The following proteins come from a genomic window of Thermoproteus sp.:
- a CDS encoding pyridoxal phosphate-dependent aminotransferase: protein MEITEALAEINRARPSYRLDVGEPDVEPPEELLDALRSVREAPYGPSEGLPELREAVADLFKVDKEEVVIVAGGRHGISALMWAFRKRRIITTRPYYPGYMEIASAFDVRLDFVELDEDRGWAPTFSQRGIYLVNYPNNPTGAVLPKDKVKELVESAEFVISDEVYRDIVFAEFTSPLELSQNVAVVYSFSKVLSVPGFRLGAVIAPRDVARQVVKYNRATINAAPSILQKAVASIVGEIPKLSRRLSEIYRERAELARRTLRLKYVEPKGAFYLFPKVGCSGVNFMRGALSRGVSVLPGEAFGSPNHIRIALVLPKEKLEAALPTLNDICP from the coding sequence ATGGAGATAACAGAGGCCCTGGCCGAGATAAATAGGGCAAGGCCCAGCTATAGGCTCGATGTGGGCGAGCCCGACGTGGAGCCGCCCGAAGAGCTCCTGGATGCTCTACGCTCCGTGCGGGAGGCGCCCTACGGGCCCTCGGAGGGCCTTCCGGAGCTGAGGGAGGCAGTTGCGGATCTCTTTAAGGTGGATAAGGAAGAGGTGGTTATTGTGGCCGGCGGGCGTCACGGCATATCGGCGCTCATGTGGGCCTTCAGGAAGAGACGTATAATCACCACAAGGCCCTACTATCCCGGCTACATGGAGATAGCGTCGGCCTTCGACGTGAGGTTGGATTTCGTCGAGTTGGACGAAGATAGGGGCTGGGCCCCCACCTTCTCCCAAAGGGGGATATATTTGGTGAATTACCCTAACAACCCCACTGGCGCAGTCCTGCCTAAAGACAAAGTGAAAGAGCTTGTAGAATCCGCCGAGTTTGTAATAAGCGATGAGGTGTATAGGGACATAGTCTTCGCCGAATTCACATCGCCTCTAGAGCTCTCCCAGAACGTGGCGGTAGTTTACAGCTTCAGCAAGGTGCTGTCGGTGCCAGGCTTCAGGCTGGGCGCGGTCATAGCGCCTAGAGACGTGGCGAGACAAGTCGTTAAGTACAATAGAGCCACGATAAACGCCGCCCCCTCTATATTGCAAAAAGCTGTGGCGTCCATCGTCGGCGAGATCCCCAAGCTGTCTAGGCGCCTATCTGAGATCTATAGGGAGAGGGCCGAGCTGGCGAGGAGGACTTTAAGGCTTAAATACGTCGAGCCTAAAGGCGCGTTCTATCTCTTCCCCAAGGTCGGCTGTAGCGGCGTCAACTTCATGAGGGGCGCGCTGTCCAGAGGGGTGTCCGTGTTGCCTGGAGAGGCCTTCGGCTCTCCGAACCATATAAGGATCGCTCTGGTGTTGCCGAAAGAAAAACTCGAAGCGGCCCTTCCCACGTTGAACGACATATGCCCATAA
- a CDS encoding 3-phosphoshikimate 1-carboxyvinyltransferase has protein sequence MFCISPTPVVGTFKAPPSKPLSQRYIFAAAIAEGVTTVGPLELSDDVTAALRAVLPLSRIELEGDFAKMARRDPDRVRAFNVGDSGFTLRVSTALYAGIKGVTVIYTSEQLSRRPLEDLVEALRIYADISWSPGVIRIESPGARRIEVSIRGDVTSQYISGLMYLSAAVEGGGRIRVLGGTKSWQYVVATAEVIKKFGGRVKMEDGDIYVEGPLKSPGRAEVPGDYALSSFLMVGAAITGGRVEVTGLGGEVDRAILDILREAGVYVKEHEDRVVVEGTASRPFEVDLSNAPDLAPPAALLASFIPGRSRLKGVEHLAYKESNRIETISDVVSRLGAYVDYKDGVLSVEGPPRAKNVEFKCHRDHRICLMALTAARSVGGCVNDVSSLAKTWPSALLYFSAR, from the coding sequence ATGTTCTGCATAAGCCCCACGCCAGTAGTCGGGACCTTCAAGGCTCCGCCGTCCAAGCCGCTATCTCAACGTTATATCTTCGCCGCAGCTATCGCCGAGGGCGTCACTACGGTGGGGCCGTTGGAGCTGAGCGACGACGTCACGGCGGCGTTACGGGCCGTGTTGCCGCTATCGCGTATAGAGCTCGAGGGGGACTTCGCCAAGATGGCCAGGAGGGACCCGGATCGCGTTAGGGCCTTCAACGTGGGGGACTCCGGCTTTACCCTACGCGTCTCCACAGCGCTTTACGCGGGGATAAAGGGCGTCACTGTGATATATACATCAGAGCAACTGAGCAGAAGGCCTCTGGAGGACCTCGTGGAGGCCCTACGCATATATGCCGACATCTCGTGGAGCCCCGGCGTGATCCGTATAGAGAGTCCCGGCGCGAGACGCATCGAGGTTTCCATACGTGGAGACGTGACTTCGCAATATATAAGCGGCCTTATGTACCTATCCGCGGCCGTGGAGGGGGGCGGCCGCATAAGAGTCCTCGGCGGGACTAAATCGTGGCAATACGTCGTAGCTACGGCTGAGGTGATAAAGAAGTTCGGCGGACGCGTAAAGATGGAGGACGGCGATATATATGTGGAGGGCCCCTTGAAGTCGCCGGGGCGCGCCGAAGTTCCGGGCGACTACGCTCTGTCGTCTTTCCTAATGGTAGGGGCCGCGATAACTGGCGGACGTGTAGAGGTTACCGGCCTCGGCGGGGAGGTGGATAGAGCCATATTGGACATATTGAGGGAGGCGGGAGTCTACGTGAAGGAGCACGAAGATAGGGTAGTTGTGGAGGGGACCGCGTCGAGGCCATTTGAGGTAGACCTCTCAAACGCCCCAGATCTAGCCCCGCCCGCCGCGTTGCTCGCATCGTTCATACCGGGCAGAAGTAGACTGAAAGGCGTGGAGCATTTAGCCTATAAGGAGTCCAATAGGATAGAGACCATAAGCGACGTAGTGTCCAGACTGGGGGCATATGTCGATTACAAAGACGGCGTTCTGTCCGTAGAGGGCCCGCCTAGAGCTAAAAACGTCGAGTTTAAATGCCATAGAGACCACAGGATCTGCCTGATGGCCCTCACGGCGGCCAGATCTGTAGGCGGGTGTGTCAACGATGTGTCGTCTCTGGCCAAGACCTGGCCTTCGGCCCTATTGTACTTCTCGGCCCGTTAA
- a CDS encoding transketolase: MERGVSILDSLVCKARRYVLLMAAYDPGIHLGSSISVLEIVTALYGTGRVKMNLANGVGDRNYFVLSKGHAVHAVYALAAAMGYLTIDELRETGSLGSRLQNHPEVDTPFVDVPNSGSLGQGISLAVGIALGLRLRGQSGRVYLVVGDGELDEGQSWESFAVAAHYGLTNLITIVDRNDVQLDGHSEEVLRKGDLAGRFKALGFEVLQVDGHNVEEIVAALERAEKSQKPVVIIARTVRGRGVAAIEDTAKQRLSREEALRYASNSC; the protein is encoded by the coding sequence GTGGAGCGAGGGGTTTCCATATTAGACTCCCTGGTATGTAAGGCGAGGCGTTATGTACTCCTGATGGCCGCATATGACCCCGGCATCCATCTGGGGTCGTCTATCTCCGTGTTGGAGATAGTTACGGCCTTATATGGCACTGGGCGCGTCAAGATGAACCTAGCCAACGGGGTTGGTGATAGGAACTACTTCGTCCTGTCTAAGGGCCATGCGGTCCACGCGGTTTATGCCTTAGCCGCAGCAATGGGCTACCTCACTATCGACGAGCTACGGGAGACAGGCAGTCTGGGTAGCCGCCTGCAGAACCACCCTGAGGTGGATACGCCGTTTGTCGACGTGCCCAATTCGGGCTCGTTGGGGCAGGGGATCAGCCTGGCGGTGGGCATCGCCTTGGGCCTCAGGCTGAGAGGCCAATCGGGCAGGGTGTACCTGGTGGTAGGTGACGGGGAACTGGACGAGGGGCAGAGTTGGGAGTCTTTCGCCGTAGCCGCCCACTACGGTCTAACCAACTTGATTACCATAGTTGATCGCAACGACGTACAGTTAGACGGCCACAGCGAGGAGGTGCTTAGGAAGGGAGATCTGGCCGGCAGATTTAAGGCGTTGGGCTTCGAGGTCTTGCAGGTTGACGGCCACAACGTGGAGGAGATAGTAGCGGCGTTAGAGAGAGCCGAGAAGAGCCAAAAGCCTGTCGTGATAATAGCGAGGACTGTCAGAGGCAGGGGCGTTGCCGCCATAGAGGACACCGCCAAACAACGCCTCTCTCGAGAAGAAGCTTTGAGGTATGCAAGTAACTCATGTTAG
- a CDS encoding PaREP1 family protein, whose protein sequence is MESALKLLKTYAEERGKDFEALLLELVAQVLDPPARVEAYLEASEEFWREGLQLVERGDVRQGGEKIWNAVVQMVKAYAESHGLPHDSHRLIWAAVRRLSREEPRSILLFAAVEQLHVNFYEGHLEREDVEKLVEAAAEFRGLVRDKVKTPRPET, encoded by the coding sequence GGAGTCTGCGTTAAAACTGCTCAAGACGTATGCCGAGGAGAGGGGGAAAGATTTTGAGGCGTTATTGCTAGAACTAGTGGCACAGGTCTTGGACCCGCCGGCGCGTGTAGAGGCCTATCTTGAGGCTTCTGAGGAGTTCTGGCGTGAAGGATTGCAACTTGTGGAGAGGGGCGACGTCCGCCAGGGTGGCGAGAAGATTTGGAACGCCGTGGTTCAGATGGTGAAGGCCTACGCCGAGTCTCACGGCCTTCCTCACGACAGCCATAGGCTGATTTGGGCTGCTGTGAGGCGGCTGTCGAGAGAGGAGCCGCGGTCGATACTACTGTTTGCGGCTGTGGAGCAACTACACGTGAACTTCTACGAGGGACATCTCGAGCGTGAGGATGTGGAGAAGCTGGTAGAGGCCGCCGCCGAGTTTAGGGGGCTGGTTCGCGATAAGGTAAAGACGCCTAGGCCTGAGACATAA
- a CDS encoding transketolase family protein, protein MLDIQGLTPREALGRALADLGDMRSDVVVLVADTGETTRAKLFAERHPERFFNVGIAEQSMVGIAAGLALAGFMPYALTFAAFMARAWEQARNSVDRMALPVRLVGTHAGFADAYDGPSHQALEDLALFRVLPNFTVLAPADSCETYRAVTASAAVKGPVYIRVGRDFHIPTTCELYDRLEVGRAYVVMDGGDVAIFTTGVVLPFAVEAAQILRDRGISASVVHFPTVKPLDYQTAEKYAQKTGAVLTVEEHTVHGGFGSAIAEYLVQTRPVKMAIMGLKGYGRTAKSPTELYQYFGLTPENIAARAEELVALR, encoded by the coding sequence ATGTTAGACATCCAAGGCTTGACCCCTAGGGAGGCTTTGGGCAGGGCGCTCGCTGATCTAGGCGACATGCGGAGCGACGTAGTGGTATTGGTGGCCGACACCGGCGAGACCACTAGGGCCAAGCTGTTCGCCGAGAGGCACCCGGAGAGATTCTTCAACGTAGGCATAGCGGAGCAGTCCATGGTGGGCATAGCCGCCGGTCTGGCACTCGCTGGCTTCATGCCGTATGCCCTGACCTTCGCGGCCTTTATGGCTAGGGCGTGGGAACAAGCCAGGAATTCTGTGGACAGGATGGCCTTGCCGGTGAGGCTGGTGGGCACCCACGCTGGCTTCGCTGACGCCTACGACGGTCCCTCCCACCAGGCGTTGGAGGACTTGGCCCTATTTAGGGTGCTCCCCAACTTTACGGTGTTAGCGCCGGCAGACTCCTGCGAGACGTACAGGGCGGTTACGGCCTCGGCTGCAGTCAAGGGGCCGGTCTACATCAGAGTCGGTAGGGACTTCCACATACCGACTACCTGCGAGCTCTACGATAGGCTGGAGGTGGGGAGGGCCTATGTGGTTATGGACGGCGGGGACGTGGCTATATTCACTACAGGCGTTGTGCTACCCTTCGCCGTCGAGGCGGCCCAGATATTGAGGGACCGGGGCATATCCGCGTCGGTGGTGCACTTCCCCACGGTGAAGCCCCTGGACTATCAAACCGCCGAGAAGTATGCGCAGAAGACTGGCGCAGTCCTCACCGTGGAAGAACATACAGTCCACGGGGGCTTCGGCTCTGCTATAGCCGAGTATTTAGTCCAGACAAGGCCGGTCAAAATGGCCATAATGGGCCTTAAGGGCTACGGCAGGACCGCCAAGAGCCCGACCGAGCTTTATCAGTACTTCGGTCTTACGCCGGAGAATATAGCCGCGAGGGCCGAAGAGTTGGTCGCGTTGAGATGA
- the aroB gene encoding 3-dehydroquinate synthase yields MREFWYRHSRGVTKVLIGVDLDLRQIVGDKALYLIDSSVGIKAKGALELKGGEEVKDLSVLTKVYEFLASNGADRSTRLVAIGGGALLDLATFAAGTYMRGIGLVLVPTTLLAMIDAAIGGKGAVDWGPVKNLIGVFYQPDVIISDLKFLERLPERTYRAAFAEAVKYGVVLDEDFFNWLRQNSERLKRRDLEALEEAVYRSGKIKASVVELDEFELRGVRQVLNFGHTVGHAIERLLDVPHGEAVAVGMAVEGAMAVEMGYMRESQLEEMLGLLRQFDLPTRACLNADLMEKAERLVLHDKKRRGDVLLMPMPVGLGKWVLEKVPVDAVKNALRQLRCSA; encoded by the coding sequence ATGAGGGAGTTCTGGTATAGACACAGCAGGGGCGTCACCAAGGTGTTGATAGGCGTCGATTTAGATTTAAGGCAGATAGTAGGCGACAAGGCGCTATATCTAATCGACTCGAGCGTCGGCATCAAGGCCAAGGGCGCGCTTGAGCTGAAGGGGGGCGAGGAAGTCAAAGACCTATCCGTGTTGACTAAGGTATATGAATTTCTGGCGTCCAATGGCGCCGACAGGTCTACGCGCTTGGTGGCTATAGGAGGCGGAGCGTTGTTAGACCTCGCGACGTTTGCGGCCGGTACTTATATGAGGGGGATCGGGCTCGTCTTGGTCCCCACTACGTTGTTGGCCATGATAGACGCCGCGATAGGCGGCAAGGGCGCCGTGGATTGGGGGCCCGTGAAGAACCTTATAGGCGTCTTCTACCAACCAGACGTGATTATATCCGACTTGAAGTTTTTAGAGAGACTTCCTGAAAGGACCTACAGGGCGGCTTTCGCCGAGGCCGTGAAATATGGCGTAGTCCTCGACGAGGACTTCTTCAATTGGCTCCGACAGAACTCCGAGAGGCTTAAGAGGAGGGACCTGGAGGCGTTAGAGGAGGCGGTATACAGGAGCGGCAAAATCAAGGCTTCGGTGGTGGAACTCGACGAGTTCGAGCTCAGGGGGGTGAGGCAGGTGTTGAATTTCGGCCATACGGTGGGCCACGCCATAGAGAGGCTTCTCGACGTGCCTCACGGCGAGGCCGTCGCGGTGGGCATGGCCGTGGAGGGCGCCATGGCCGTCGAGATGGGCTACATGAGAGAGTCCCAGCTAGAGGAGATGTTGGGCCTGTTGCGTCAGTTCGACCTGCCCACTAGGGCTTGTCTCAACGCCGACTTGATGGAGAAGGCCGAGCGGCTGGTGCTTCACGACAAGAAACGGAGAGGCGATGTGTTGCTCATGCCGATGCCCGTAGGTCTGGGCAAGTGGGTCTTGGAGAAAGTGCCAGTAGACGCCGTGAAGAACGCGCTACGTCAATTGAGATGTTCTGCATAA